GAAGTGGTTGCGAAAGCGCTTGTCGTCAGCCCAGGGCTCGCCATGCTTCGGGTCGACGAAGACCGTTTGTGAATCCTTGGGCGCGGCCTGGCTCATGGTATCGCCAGCCACGTCGCCAAATTGCGCCTTCGGGGTCTGTTCCTTCTGCCTTTCCAATGCGTCCAGGGCCCGGCTGATCGGGCTGCGCATCATGGCCGACGCGCGCAACGAGTGGATCCGCTCCACCTCCCAGCTGGTCAACAAAGAGGTTGAAGCCATGGCGCAGCTCGACGCAGACGAGACCGCTGCATTTGATATCAGAGCAGGTGCTGGGGAGGAGGGCGACGCCGCATGAGCGCACCCCTCAGCCCCGAAGCCATGGCCGCCAGATGAGCAGACCCTACCCGCATCTGGCCGACCGCCTGACGCCGCCCGCATTGCAGGCCTGCAGCACGACATCCGCAGTGCCGCCACCAGGAGCGCCCAGCTTGACGGTGACGCCGCTGCCTGCTGAGATCTCGCAGATCGGCACCAGCGACTCGCAGCCCTTGCTTGCGAAGGCGCGGGCGTGGTTGGCCAGCTTGTCGGCTTGGTCGAACGGCGAGACGCCCAGATCAACGCCCTGAAAGGGCAGATGCAGGTCGATCGGCGGTTGCTGGCTACAGAGTGAGCGCGTTGATCGACAAGCGGCGGCCGCGCTGCAAGCATCTTCAAGCCAAGTTCACTGAAGTAAAATCGATTTTGTGCAAAATCAAATAAATCTAATCGTTTTTATGCATCGAAAAATGACTTTAGTGGATTGAGTTGAATTCCTAATCGATGCTTCGGACCTTGTCTTGGGGAAAATATGACCGAATTAGCTGACAACGCGGTGGGTGCAAACTGGCTTATAGAGCAATTCGGCCTCCAGTTGATTGGCGACTTGCCGGTCCACAGCCGCATCGGAACGCGGCGGACAACAACAGGTACCGACATTCGTCACGAGATATATCTTGAAGCCATGCGACCGGCTGATGCGCCTGCAGCGCATTTGCAGTTTCACCTGCGCCATGAAGTGCCGCACCTGGAGCTTCTATCCCGTCTTTTTGCCAAATCCGGTCCAGCCTTTGTACAGGAATGGATCAACTCCGAGCCCACAGGGCAGTATTCTCGTCGTGCAGCGTTTCTGTATGAGTGGTTGACCGGAGATCCGCTCACCCCTCCTGAGCGGTTGGGCGGGAACTATGTCGATGCACTGGATGATTCCAAGCAAGTCACGGCATCTGCCCATGCCGTCTTGAAAAACTCCCGCTGGCGGGTGAACGACAACATGGCAGGTACCCGCCATTTCTGTCCGATCCTGATCAAGACACCGGCCTATGCCGCCGCCGAGGGGCTTGATGTAAAGCAACTGTTCACGGGCCTTACCGAGGAATTTGGTGAAGAGCTTTTGCTGCGGGCCGCAGCCTGGATGACGCTGCGTGAAAGCAAGAGCAGCTTCATCATTGAAAGGGAGGGCGATCGGGTCAGCCGCATCCAGCGCTTTGCCGATGTGATGGGGCGGCGCACTGGCGAAGGGCAAGCCCCTCTTACGGATGAGGCATCAGCCGAGTTGCAACGTGAAATCTTGGGCGATGTGACAACGCTGGCCCATTTCGGCTTTCGCAGGTCCCCGGTCTTCGTCGGTGAGAGCGTGAACCACAACGAAATCGTGCATTACGTCGCACCGGTTCAGGACGATGTGCCCGCCATGATGGAAGGTATGCGCGCATTCATCGAGCGCACGCAGGGCCAGTCCCCTGTGATGCGCAGCGCCGTCGCAGCCTTTGGCTACGTCTACATCCACCCCATGGCTGATGGCAACGGCCGGGTGCACCGGTTTCTGATCAACGATGTGCTGCGCCGGGATGGTGTGATACCCGCGCCGGTCATACTGCCCGTGTCTGCCGTCATCACAGACGACACGGCGGAACGTCGGGCGTATGGACGCGTTCTGGACCTGGTTTCTGCCCCCCTGATGCGCAATATCCGCGAGTTGTACTCGTTCGCGCAGACCCGGACCACCTACCCGGATGGCGTGGTCTCCAACTTCGAATTTCAGGGCTGCGATACTGCCAGGCCGCTGTGGCGTTACATGGACCTCACCGGGCATGTTCAATACATGTCCAAAATCATCGAGCGCACCGTGACCGAGCAAATGCGTGAGGAGTCCAAATACCTCAGAAGCCATGCCGTGGCCCGCAGCGTTCTCAAGGAAATTATTGAAATGCCCGACCAGCAGGCGGATCGCCTGCTGCGCTCGATCGAGCAAAACAAAGGCGTTTTAAGTGGCGTTCTCAAGAAGGAGATGCCCATTCTCGAAAAGCCTGGCCTGTGGGATGAAATTGTCGAGGCTGTGCAGACCGCCTTCAAGAACGAAAACCCGCCGGATCCGCTGGTGGTTGAGCGGTATCAACCTGCAAAACCTGCAGGCAAGTAATTTTTGCAGAGATTTCGGCAAGGAATTGCCAAGGAAACAGCCTCCAGCGCTTACCCATCAAGC
This window of the Comamonas testosteroni genome carries:
- a CDS encoding Fic family protein; translated protein: MTELADNAVGANWLIEQFGLQLIGDLPVHSRIGTRRTTTGTDIRHEIYLEAMRPADAPAAHLQFHLRHEVPHLELLSRLFAKSGPAFVQEWINSEPTGQYSRRAAFLYEWLTGDPLTPPERLGGNYVDALDDSKQVTASAHAVLKNSRWRVNDNMAGTRHFCPILIKTPAYAAAEGLDVKQLFTGLTEEFGEELLLRAAAWMTLRESKSSFIIEREGDRVSRIQRFADVMGRRTGEGQAPLTDEASAELQREILGDVTTLAHFGFRRSPVFVGESVNHNEIVHYVAPVQDDVPAMMEGMRAFIERTQGQSPVMRSAVAAFGYVYIHPMADGNGRVHRFLINDVLRRDGVIPAPVILPVSAVITDDTAERRAYGRVLDLVSAPLMRNIRELYSFAQTRTTYPDGVVSNFEFQGCDTARPLWRYMDLTGHVQYMSKIIERTVTEQMREESKYLRSHAVARSVLKEIIEMPDQQADRLLRSIEQNKGVLSGVLKKEMPILEKPGLWDEIVEAVQTAFKNENPPDPLVVERYQPAKPAGK